From a region of the Corallococcus coralloides DSM 2259 genome:
- a CDS encoding SDR family NAD(P)-dependent oxidoreductase, with protein MKPMNFRGRWVLITGASSGLGLEMARLLAKEHGAHIIAVARREDRLTALKAELESAHGVQVLPLSADLTKPGDAARVFETATSGRTVDGVILNAGVTYFGHALEQQPESFDAMLATNITSVVRMSQLFGAHFAKQGGGGALMLVASTAGFAPLPYQTAYAATKSFVISYGRGLAYELRKAGVSVTVFAPGGIATEMLSVSGLDRKFKAGDVGIMSAEACARIAVEAFVHRRELSVPGVLNRFLATLMKLLPHGFMMGRSAALYEGALPKEPPAP; from the coding sequence ATGAAACCGATGAATTTCCGAGGCCGCTGGGTGCTCATTACCGGCGCGTCGTCCGGCCTGGGGCTGGAGATGGCCCGCCTGCTCGCGAAGGAGCACGGCGCCCACATCATCGCCGTCGCCCGCCGCGAGGACCGGCTCACCGCGCTCAAGGCGGAGCTGGAGTCCGCGCACGGCGTGCAGGTGCTGCCCCTGTCCGCGGACCTCACGAAGCCCGGTGACGCCGCGCGCGTCTTCGAGACCGCCACGTCCGGCCGCACCGTCGACGGCGTCATCCTCAACGCGGGCGTCACCTACTTCGGCCACGCGCTGGAGCAGCAGCCCGAGTCCTTCGACGCGATGCTCGCCACGAACATCACCAGCGTGGTGCGCATGTCCCAGCTCTTTGGAGCGCACTTCGCGAAGCAGGGCGGGGGCGGGGCGCTGATGCTCGTCGCCAGCACGGCGGGCTTCGCGCCGCTGCCGTACCAGACGGCCTACGCGGCCACGAAGTCGTTCGTCATCAGCTACGGACGCGGCCTGGCCTACGAGCTGCGCAAGGCGGGCGTGTCCGTCACCGTCTTCGCTCCCGGCGGCATCGCCACGGAGATGCTGTCGGTGTCCGGCCTGGACCGGAAGTTCAAGGCGGGCGACGTGGGCATCATGTCCGCGGAGGCCTGCGCGCGCATCGCCGTGGAGGCGTTCGTGCACCGCCGCGAGCTCTCCGTGCCCGGCGTCCTCAACCGCTTCCTCGCGACGCTGATGAAG